The nucleotide sequence GTTCTCCCATGTTTTTATCATTATCAACATTGGAAGAGGAAGTTTAAGGTCTGATGAGACAAAGGGTAGTGTTGCTGCTGGAACGATGTTGTTTTCCTAATCTCGTATCTTCTTCACCATCAAGAAATTACATGTTAACAGGAATACCATGTTTAGGTGGAAAAAAACATTACTCTTAACGAATTCTCCTGACTTTTTCTTGAGATTGGTGCTTCAACTGATTTTCAAGAGGAAATCATCTTCCTTAGGTTACAGACTTTTCCAAACAAATATGGCTTTTCATGAGACTTATCTAGGAAATCAGAAGCACCCTTGCATAACACATTGCAATGTTTAATTATGTAGCATTCATTGAAAATACTTGGAGGTTGACGTTCATAATAAAATTTAATCCATCGAGTTATCCCTTCATTGGATATTGCTTTCACACCCCTTCTCAAAGGATTGGTAAGATCAATGTGAACAAAAATCTTCACCGGTACTCCATTCACTGGTATAGCATCTACTGGTTCTATTTTAACAACTTATCCCATGATTTCACTAATATTTGTTACAACAAAAACATTCATGTGATCCGATAAAAGGAATTTTAGCTGAATTCAGGACAATTGAAAGCCAGATTGTTTTTCAGTGTAGATCATCTCCGATATGTAGTCGTGAACCAACATCAACTTTTTATTAATATTCCAAGGACGTTCATCTATGACTTTGTTAAGCAAAACCCAGTTATTCAActtgaagatgaaaatattgGGATCAATTTCCACTATTTTGAGATTTTCAGCTGTAATGAAAGGCCAAGTGAAATGGATGAATTTTTGAACCATATCATGACTCATTCTTCCTTCAATGATAACTTTTCCAATCGCGCTAGCTTCCCAGATAGCTTCTTCAACTTCTTTCCTTTTGTTGTTACCTTCTTATTGCACTATAAAAATCTCACTAGTATCTCCTAGATCTAACATATCTTTCTTGAATTTCTTAACCAATTGACCCATTGTGGATGAGTTTTATCTTCCATTTTGAGCAGCCGTAAACTATTGATTCTTTCTTGAATGATTTTCGGAGAATGAAGTTTATAGGGTTTAAGATTGCAATCTTTAAGGTTTTGGCAATTATTCAGGATTATATTGTttccttttccctgaatatgtgTAGTAATGGTATTGAATATTGATTTAGGATTACAACGAAAATTGCATATGTGAACGTGGATGTAGAGCTGTCTGATTAGCCAGATTTTCCAGTTGACATGGTAACTgatttttttgaagttttttaAGCGTACATATGGGCGGACTACTAGGATAGGAAACTGAGTTGAAACTTCCTCCACCAATTACAGTTGATACTAACACATGACAAACATGATATCAAACGATTAAGATTAGTAGACTCGGCAAACGCCATGACCACAACATAAAAAATAGCAAACGCCATTGTTAAGACAGTAAACTGTGAACACATCTTGGAAAGTACATGAAGTAATTAGTTACAcatgataaaaatgaaaacaacaaagacaAATGaacaatttaaaataaaaataaagtaacCAAAGAAATGACTTAAAATGATGCAAGTTGTTTACTGATTATATGACATTAATAAAGATCAAATAGAAGATCATagtaagaaaaagaaaactagaTATAAGAATGTATAATCAACATCaagagttttgaaaaaaaaaaacactgagtTAGACTTGACTTAGGTTCTCAATTATGTCTGTATTTCTTTCAATGGAATTACGGAGGAAAAAGGGAAGGAATGGTGCAAGAGATAAATCCTTGGTAAATAGGAAAAACTAGATAATACGGATGGTAAATAGGAAAAGCGTGGATGACAAATAGGTGGAATCTTAAAAAATCCTTCATAGATTATTAATCAAATTAACACGGTGAGTATCAAACACGGTGTTGGACAAATGTTTGTAATTGTTAAAGGTTGGAGTGAGTATCAAATATCTGTTCAACAATTTCTCTGAATATGTCCTAGTCAATTTCCAGCCAACGACGTACAAATTGGGTGGGAAGTGTTAAGTTCCACTTTCTTGTGTGTGGAGTGGACACACATGAACCGAGATCTTTACCAAGTCCCGTCTTttgcatttgatttttttttttttttggctgttgCTTGCTTGTTTCCACAGTTGAACAGAGAAACTTATTCTCTTGAAATTTTTTAGTAAAATAGCTAGAAGTATAAATTTGACTGAAGTCtttcataaaaacaaaacaaaaatgttAGTATTACATATTCTACACCCCGTTTAAGGAATTGATTCATCTTGCAACAGTCTTTCAATTTCCAAAAATGTTATTCTAAGTAATATTAGCACTGTTTTTAGTTTCACTTGACAACGTTGGTGTTATTTCTATTGATCCATCGTCTTCATTTACTCATAGAAAACAGTCACATGCGATAGGAGAAGAAGTAGAGTCTCTTTTAAAATGGAAATCAACCCTTGGTAACCAAACTCGCTCACTCCTCCATTCTTGGAAGAAAAGTTTCATTGCCACTACAACAAGTCCATGCAAGTGGAAAGGAATTAATTGTAACAACGAGGGAAGTGTCGCAGAATTGAATCTAACAAGTTCAAATTTACAAGGTACACTCCATGGTTTCAATTTCTCATCTTTCGCCAACTGTGTTAGTCTTGATTTGAGCAACAACAAACTCGCTGGATTCATTCCCTCCCAAATTGCCAATCTTTCTAAGCTAACCTACATTGATTTTTCCATGAACAATCTTTCGGGACATCTTCCTGCAGATATAGGATTTCTTACAAACATGAGTTCCATTAGCATTTCCGAAAATCAAATTAGTGGCCCGATCCCTACTTCTTTATATAATCTGCGTAAGCTAAAACTTCTTTACCTATATCAAAATCAACTTTCGGGTGTCATTTCTCAAGAAATCGGGAAGCTAACGTCTCTTGTCGATTTTCAGTTGAGTTCAAACAATCTAGTTGGTCCAATCCCCACTTCTATAGGAAACCTTAGCAACCTAAATATTTTATACTTGAATGAAAACCAACTTTGTGGCACTATTCCTCAAGAAGTCGGGAGACTGAGGTTTCTAACTGAATTTGctttgtacaaaaacaatctcaCTGGCCCAATCCCTACTTCTATAGGAAACCTTACTAACCTAAATATTCTATACTTTTATGATAATCACCTGTCTGGTAGCATTCCTCATGAAATAGGAAGGCTAAGATATCTTACTGCCTTAGGGTTGACAATAAACAATCTCACAGGTCTAATTCCTTCTTCAATATGTAACCTTGGCAACCTAAAAGTTTTGGATCTTTCTGAAAATAAACTGTCGGGTAATATTCCACTAGAGATAGGAAGGCTGAGATCTCTTACGAACATTCAGttgtacaaaaacaatctcaATGGCCCACTTCCTGTTTCTATATGCAATTTGAACAATCTAAGAAATCTCAGTATTTACGAAAATCATTTATCTGGTACCATTCCTCGAGATATCGGAAGATTACAGTCCCTTGCTGCATTACATTTACAAACAAACAATTTCTCTGGTCCAATCCCTATTTCTTTATGTAATTTGAGAAACTTAGACATTCTGCGTCTTTATGAAAATCAACTCTTTGGTCCAATTCCTCGGGAAATAGGAATGCTTAGATCTCTTACTGACTTAGAGTTGTCCACAAACAATCTCGATGGTTCAATTCCTACTTCTTTATGTAATTTAAGCAACCTAAATACCTTGTACCTTTTTGAAAATCAACTTTCCGGTTCAATTCCAGAAGAAATCGGGAAACTAAATTCTCTCATGGACCTTGAATTGTCGACAAACTATCTGACTGGTCCAATCCCTTCTTCTATAGGCAATCTTAGCAAACTCAACACTTTGTATCTCGAGGAAAATCAACTGTCTGGCATTATTCCTGTTGATATTACAAGGCTAAGCTCCCTTTCTGACTTTCGAATACAGGAAAACAATCTTGTTGGTCAGATCCCTGCTTATTTATGTAATTCGACAGTTGGAATGTTACAAAAACTCAATCTATATAATAATCATCTTTCCGGACCAATACCCAAAACACTAGGAGAATGTTCAAACTTAATCGAACTGGATTTGAGTACAAACAATTTGAATGGAAGCATTCCACTTGAGATTGGAGGCTTGATTTCAATACAGATCAAACTGGATCTCAGTCAAAATGAGTTGAGTGGAGAAATACCGTCAGATATTGGAAAATTACACAAACTGGAGAAACTGAATCTGTCCCACAACAAACTTTCGGGTTCAATCCCACCTTCATTTGTTGGAATGCTTAGCTTGACAACTGTCGATATCTCATACAATGAGTTGAGTGGTCCTATTCCAAACATCAAGGCCTTTAAGGATGCTCCCTTTGATGCGTTGAAGAACAACAATGGTTTATGTGGTAATCACTCTGGAGGTATTAAGCCATGTAACTCGTCAGTTATCATCGGAAGAAAGAAAGCCAAACCAAGACTTGCTGTGATAATTTTATTTCCTCTGTTTGGTTCGTTGTTTCTTTTGTTCACATTTTTTGCTATCTATTTTTGCTTGCGAAAAAGACTAGTTGTAAAAAATCTCGAGCAGGCAGATCAACCAACAACTGTAAACACAAGAAGAAACATATTCTCGGTAGAGAATTATGATGGGAAGCTGGTGTTTGAAGAAATAATTGAAGCAACAGAAAACTTTGATACCAAATATTGCATTGGGGCGGGAGGATATGGGAGCGTCTACAAAGCAGAGCTATCGACGGGTCAAGTTGTTGCTGTGAAGAAGCTTCACTCGTCAGATGAAGATCCCAACATAATTGATCTTAAATCTTTCGAAAGGGAAGTTCAAGCATTGACCGAAATACGGCATAAAAACATTGTAAAGCTCTTTGGTTTCTGCTCTAGCATAGAGCGACAAATCTCGTTCTTGATTTATGAGTTTGTAGAGCGGGGGAGTTTGAAAAAGATTTTATGCGATGCGGAACAGGCGGTAGAGTTCGATTGGATAAAGAGGCTAAGATTCATCAAGGGAACAGCTGATGCACTTGCTTACATGCACCATGATTGCATTCCAGCAATTGTTCATAGGGACATATCTAGCAACAATGTCTTGTTGGATTTGGAATATGAAGCGCGTGTTTCTGATTTTGGTACTGCTAGGATGTTGAAGCCAGATTCATCTAACTGGACATCACTTGCAGGAACATATGGATATATTGCTCCAGGTACAAATTTAATAGTTACTGCCATCATTTTAATAGTTTCATATCCATTTCTCTTTTCTGATTTATCAAATGAATGTTGTTACAGAACTTGCATACACAATGAAGGTAACCCAGAAGTGTGATGTTTATAGCTTTGGAGTACTTGTGATAGAAGTACTACACGGTAGAAACCCATCTGATATTATCACATTACTCTCTCCTGACCTCCTTCACGCGTCTTCTTCAACTTCGACTCTCCCGGTGAAAAATATAATGTTGAAAGACATCTTAGACGAGTGCCTTGAAGCACCAACGGATATTGTGAAGAAAGAGCTTATGTACTTTGTGAAGGTTGCACTCTCGTGCTTACGTGGTGATCCACACACTCGTCCAACAATGCAAGAAGTATCCGTGGAGTTATCACGATCAGCTCAGATCAGGCCATCTTTTGGGAAGCCCTTTGAAACTGTTACATTGGGTGACCTACTGATGGGGGGTTCGCAAGAATGATGTGCATCTATATTGTTTCACTTGTTCTTTCTTTAATTATACAGTTACGATACTGTTTTGGCATCAATGAAGTTCTTGTTTCTAATATGTGTAAGGACTATTCCGAGCGAAAGTTGTAACTGGATTATGATGATGTAGCCTATGGTAAATCAATGATGTACTTCTTCAGGAGTAAATTCAGCATAGGTTGTTGGTAAATTAGAACTACCAGTTTTATAAATTGGTAAATACGCACCATTACCAACCATAACCTTATCAGAACCACAATAAGGTATAGAAGAATGTAGTAAAGCTGAATTATTACTCATATGTGTGGTTGCACCTGAGTCTGGAAAGCACGGTACACAAGTTGAGTCTGAAACAGAAGGACATGTACGTAACCTGAACACCAGAAAAGACTACAAAAGCATTCTCATGTTCTGTAGATGAACATAAATCTTCATATTCCTCACAAGATTCATCAACAATGTGAAAACCAGTGAATGCTTTCTCAACAGAAGGAGGTGATGAGTATCTAAAAGCATTATATCTATATGAACTTTCATATCTGACTGCAGAGTGTCCTTTTCTTTTACATATATGGAAAACCATAGACAAAATAAGATGAAATAGGCCTACTTGAACGGGAACTAGATCCTCTCTCAAAATTAGGTTCAGTTGAATATGAACTAGAACTTTTATCATATTTAGCTTTAACATGAGCATCATTAATTAGATTTAGTGTAAAGATCGGTAGATTTAGAAAAATGATTACCTCGACTTCTTTTTTGTGTAGAAAGAAGTTTCATTAGAAGGATCcaagaaacaagaaaaagaagaagaagttgaagcaTCTTGTCTACTGAGAATCAACTGATCATGATTGAGAAGACGAAATCGAAGACCAGAGAAAGTAAAAGGAGTTTCTCTATTTTGGACCATAATAATGAATTGATCATACTCCGAACCAAGACCATTTAAGGTATGCATTACAAGATTCTCATCAAAAACTCCACCTCCAATCAAATCTAATTGATCAGCAATGTTCTTGATTTGAGTCATAAACTTAAGATTGACATTGACCACTTCTtgaaattttgtaattttttctataATACTGATTCCACATCTCAAAAGCAGATCCAAAAGCAAAAACATCAATCTCTATCGCTCGTTGAAACTCCATCGTATGTGTCTAAGCGGTATATTTGATACTTTGGTACATACGTTTGCCACTTTGCTATACCCGTAGTGGGTGCTAAAATGACAAAATAGGAAGTttgacatgtgcataggaataggccttatgaagttccattgagcttttctttCTTGTGGGTATAAAGATCCATAAATACAAGAACCATTTTGGCTTCGACATGTTTTTATCATGATAAATAATATCCAACTCAAAGCCATCTTTTCAAAGGATACAAATTCCTCTAGCTCTACCAATTTGGGAAGCTTAGGGGTATGATAAATGTAAGGATTTTATCTGagttggtttttgtttttgtaataaAATAATATCAGTTTGTGAAGCATTTATTCAAATTAGAACTGTAATTTCTAGATTCTTTAGCAGCAAAACCATTGCAGTTCCAtggaataattttcatttttgagtagCAATAGTGATGAAAAAATAACAATGAAGTAGGAAATGAAATGACTAGGGTGCCAAGTGCACCAAAATATTTTCGatgtcaacctataagtctgataccttgtgtgatctaatatagacatagACTGTCAAGAAGATTGCGGCAACAAGTTATGCATAGTTGGTGTATGGTAATATAATTTCGAAACTGAACCTAACTAAAGGGATCAACCCGAGGGTTTTGGATTAGCATACAATGTATTTACTTTTAGTTATTATTAAAGCTATAAATAAATTGCGGAAAGGAAAAGTaaagacacgacaagatttttgttaactaggaaactgcaagtgcagaaaaacccagggaccttatTCAGttctgaatactctcagaattaagcctttATATAAAGACCACTACGAACTTGTTATAGTTGAGACCatgtaaactacccctagttacctagctTTCTCAGTATTCCCGCGGCTACAACAAATCTAACCAACACTATAAGATAACAACATAGAAAACCCGTTGTCGAATTTGTATGAAAACAGTTTTTCATACGTTGTCTACTTGCTTGTTATGAAAAGCCTCACCACTTTCGCAACAATTTTGCTCCATTGTCATTGATGAACATAACGACAACAATTATTTTCCTGTTGTAATATGTAACCTCAATAATATTTTAAAAATGTTGTGATAATATTCTGAGACGTATAACACCAGCGtttactactttgaaaatgaacTGTTGAAACGGATTCTTAGCTATTAAAATTACGATTTGTAAACAACGAGGTTTAATATTTCGAAAtaagtttattttttgtttttattcacGAAAATAAAGTCCAACGTGTGAAAATAAATATGTGAAGCGATGCTTCTcgttttttcaaaattcaaacaaaacttTACGACCATACATATTTATATACACTAGTAATTAAATCTAGAAGTACATATTGAACATCATTCTACGAATTGCAATGTTGGTTTGCTACATTTTAGTTTTTATATTGATTTTCTTCTCATTATTGGTATGTCCAacttcattaattcttgaatcttcttATATAATTCactaatagttttattcaaaaatgctttaAGAACTATCTTTGGCCCAGTGCATAAGAGTGCCACACTTGGAACAACCTCTTGGTAacgtattaggaaataatatatgagagtctatatttaggagatatgcacattaagttgtgagagttatattaggaaagtgtctatgtttagagtttgatcttagttaggaaagtaccttgagtggtcgtcaagtttgtgaacaatataaataggttgttgagccatgaaagttgacacaccaagattattatcaatgtagtcttttatgcttccgcgtttatgctctcctctctcttgctcgatccttaacatggtatcagagccaggtgagaggaagagaggGGAGAAGAAGATCGAGTTAGAAGAGCTTTtccatattttagggtttaagaaaaaaaaaaacgacgCAAAGTTCTAATGAtaattaacataaaaaaaaattgtttgcgaCAAAGGTGAAGTGAAGCTGTCTGCTGTCATATACAAAAgatttgaaggagtatttgtttGCGACAAAGGTGAAGTGAAGCTGATGAACGTAAGGGAAGATTGCGACGTTACTGGAAGTTGATGATggagttaaaaaaataaaaataataataataaaaaaaaagaaaaaaaagaaaaaaaaaagatagctaCACGTGAAAGGTTCGATGGCGGTTAGGGTTATCACGTGAAGTCATAGAAGATATCTAAATCTTGTTCACTAGTTGAACAAGTTTTAGACATCACTCGCCGAGATACCAGTCAAGAAGGAAGCCGTGGAGTCTGCTGCCGTAATAGGTTGTTGCTGACGGTTTCAAAATCATGAAAAGATGACAGAAGAATTAGGCATTGTTGGTAGAAAACGATGGGGTTATGATGATTGGTGACTGAAGTTGGAGATCGAGAAATCGTGGTGATCACGCTGGTTTCTATGGAAAGAAGAcgtatgttgctgctccaagaccGGACGAGAGTATGTATTCTATTGAAGTCTCAGGAGAGAGAACGGAGGAATAATTGATGGTGTTTGATCATGATGATAGTTATTTCCGATGGGAGTTATTCTCGAGTTCCAATTGAGCTTTGGGTTGGTGATGGATGTCTCTGTTGGTTTGCTGGTGATAATGGTGGTCTGTAATTGATTGGACAGAGAGAGCTCGAGTTTATAACGGATGTAAACCAGAAGATAAGTGATTCGAGCTCGTTGTATTATTCAGGAAAGGTGGAAGCTGTTGATTTAAATGGAGATGTTCATAtgactaaaaaaaaaacatagtaaTTGTGTACGACAAGGATAAACTCAGAGACGTAATGGGTTGGTAGAGCGAGAGCCTGAGATGCTGATGTTCATGGAGATGTTGATGTGCGGTTCTGGTAAGAAGATGCAAGAAGGAGGTTACAGAAGAAgtccgtaaaaaaaaaaaaagggaatacATCACAGTTTTTGATACAAGTGTGACAGAAACTGAAACATCTGACAAGTGTGACAGAAGGATGTCACATCTAGCAATACAAGTGTTACTGAAGATTTGTTGCAAAAGAAAGTGTCACAGTTAGTGACACTAAGCGTGAAAAAAGGGTTATGACAGTGCATAAGTGTGACAGTTTCGATGCAAAGGCGTTGTAGAAAGCTGTTTGTTAAAAGATGAAGAAACTTGTTGAGTGGATGATTCAAAGGGTTAAGTCAAGAATTCGAAATCAATGAGG is from Papaver somniferum cultivar HN1 unplaced genomic scaffold, ASM357369v1 unplaced-scaffold_91, whole genome shotgun sequence and encodes:
- the LOC113346067 gene encoding probable leucine-rich repeat receptor-like protein kinase At1g35710 — translated: MSSISISENQISGPIPTSLYNLRKLKLLYLYQNQLSGVISQEIGKLTSLVDFQLSSNNLVGPIPTSIGNLSNLNILYLNENQLCGTIPQEVGRLRFLTEFALYKNNLTGPIPTSIGNLTNLNILYFYDNHLSGSIPHEIGRLRYLTALGLTINNLTGLIPSSICNLGNLKVLDLSENKLSGNIPLEIGRLRSLTNIQLYKNNLNGPLPVSICNLNNLRNLSIYENHLSGTIPRDIGRLQSLAALHLQTNNFSGPIPISLCNLRNLDILRLYENQLFGPIPREIGMLRSLTDLELSTNNLDGSIPTSLCNLSNLNTLYLFENQLSGSIPEEIGKLNSLMDLELSTNYLTGPIPSSIGNLSKLNTLYLEENQLSGIIPVDITRLSSLSDFRIQENNLVGQIPAYLCNSTVGMLQKLNLYNNHLSGPIPKTLGECSNLIELDLSTNNLNGSIPLEIGGLISIQIKLDLSQNELSGEIPSDIGKLHKLEKLNLSHNKLSGSIPPSFVGMLSLTTVDISYNELSGPIPNIKAFKDAPFDALKNNNGLCGNHSGGIKPCNSSVIIGRKKAKPRLAVIILFPLFGSLFLLFTFFAIYFCLRKRLVVKNLEQADQPTTVNTRRNIFSVENYDGKLVFEEIIEATENFDTKYCIGAGGYGSVYKAELSTGQVVAVKKLHSSDEDPNIIDLKSFEREVQALTEIRHKNIVKLFGFCSSIERQISFLIYEFVERGSLKKILCDAEQAVEFDWIKRLRFIKGTADALAYMHHDCIPAIVHRDISSNNVLLDLEYEARVSDFGTARMLKPDSSNWTSLAGTYGYIAPELAYTMKVTQKCDVYSFGVLVIEVLHGRNPSDIITLLSPDLLHASSSTSTLPVKNIMLKDILDECLEAPTDIVKKELMYFVKVALSCLRGDPHTRPTMQEVSVELSRSAQIRPSFGKPFETVTLGDLLMGGSQE